In a genomic window of Arthrobacter woluwensis:
- the poxB gene encoding ubiquinone-dependent pyruvate dehydrogenase, protein MATIAKNIVDTLAANGVHRVYGIPGDSLNGFTDALRETPSIEWVHVRHEEAAAFAAAAEAALTGELAVCAGSCGPGNLHLINGLYDANRSRVPVLAIAAHIPTSEIGSNYFQETHPQEVFRECSVYAEQVTDPSQMPRILDIAMRTAIEKRGVAVVVISGDVALAQAASEAVSIIRKTEPRIVPSEPELREAAGILNSASKVTILAGAGVQGAHEQVVALADALGAPIVHALRGKEFIEYDNPFDVGMTGLLGFASGYRAMEDCDALLMLGTDFPYQQFYPDHAKVIQVDVRGEQLGRRTRLDLGLVGTVKDTAQALLPLLERKKDRSHLDSARKHYAKTRAKLDELASPTRKGQPLHPQYVARVVDRLAADDAVFTADVGSPVVWAARYLTMNGKRRLIGSFNHGSMANALVHGIGAAALEPERQVVALAGDGGLTMLMGELITLTQNKLPVKLVVFNNSSLNFVELEMKAAGFVNFGTGLSNPNFAAVAEALGIKGIRVENADDLEGAVQEALAYDGPALIDVVTARQELSVPPAVSLEQAKGFALYALRTVMSGRGDELLDLARTNWRQLF, encoded by the coding sequence ATGGCAACCATCGCAAAGAACATTGTCGACACCCTTGCCGCCAACGGCGTCCACCGCGTCTACGGCATCCCCGGTGACTCCCTGAACGGCTTCACCGACGCGCTCCGTGAGACGCCCTCGATCGAATGGGTGCACGTCCGGCACGAGGAGGCCGCGGCATTCGCGGCGGCGGCCGAGGCTGCGCTCACGGGCGAACTCGCCGTGTGCGCCGGCTCCTGCGGCCCCGGCAATCTGCACCTCATCAACGGTCTCTACGACGCCAACCGGTCCCGCGTCCCGGTCCTGGCGATCGCGGCTCACATTCCGACCAGCGAGATCGGCTCCAACTACTTCCAGGAGACGCACCCGCAGGAGGTCTTCCGGGAGTGCAGCGTCTACGCGGAGCAGGTCACCGATCCTTCGCAGATGCCGCGCATCCTGGATATCGCGATGCGGACCGCCATCGAGAAGCGGGGCGTCGCGGTGGTCGTGATCTCGGGTGACGTCGCGCTGGCGCAGGCGGCGAGCGAGGCCGTCTCGATCATCCGGAAGACCGAGCCGCGGATCGTCCCATCCGAGCCGGAACTGCGGGAGGCCGCGGGAATCCTGAACTCCGCGTCCAAGGTCACCATCCTCGCCGGCGCCGGTGTCCAGGGCGCCCACGAGCAGGTCGTGGCCCTGGCGGACGCGCTCGGCGCGCCGATCGTGCACGCGCTGCGCGGCAAGGAGTTCATCGAGTACGACAACCCCTTCGATGTCGGCATGACCGGTCTTCTCGGCTTCGCCTCCGGCTACCGCGCCATGGAGGACTGCGACGCCCTGCTCATGCTCGGCACCGACTTCCCGTACCAGCAGTTCTACCCGGACCACGCCAAGGTGATCCAGGTCGATGTGCGGGGTGAACAGCTCGGCCGCCGGACCCGTCTGGACCTCGGCCTGGTGGGCACGGTCAAGGACACGGCCCAGGCGCTGCTGCCCCTGCTGGAGCGCAAGAAGGACCGTTCGCACCTGGACTCGGCGCGCAAGCACTACGCCAAGACCCGGGCCAAGCTCGACGAACTCGCGAGCCCCACCCGGAAGGGCCAGCCGCTGCACCCGCAGTACGTGGCGCGGGTCGTGGACCGTCTCGCGGCCGACGACGCCGTGTTCACCGCGGACGTCGGCTCGCCGGTCGTGTGGGCCGCGCGGTATCTGACGATGAACGGGAAGCGGCGCCTGATCGGCTCGTTCAACCACGGCAGCATGGCCAACGCCCTGGTCCACGGGATCGGCGCCGCGGCCCTCGAACCGGAGCGGCAGGTCGTGGCGCTCGCGGGCGACGGCGGCCTGACGATGCTGATGGGCGAGCTCATCACGCTCACGCAGAACAAGCTCCCGGTCAAGCTGGTGGTCTTCAACAACTCCTCGCTGAACTTCGTGGAGCTGGAGATGAAGGCCGCCGGCTTCGTGAACTTCGGCACGGGCCTCTCCAACCCGAACTTCGCGGCCGTGGCCGAGGCGCTGGGCATCAAGGGCATCCGCGTGGAGAACGCCGACGACCTGGAAGGCGCGGTGCAGGAGGCCCTCGCGTACGACGGTCCGGCACTGATCGACGTCGTCACCGCGCGGCAGGAACTGTCCGTGCCGCCCGCCGTCTCGCTGGAACAGGCGAAGGGCTTCGCGCTGTACGCCCTGCGCACGGTCATGTCGGGCCGCGGCGACGAGCTGCTGGATCTGGCCCGGACCAACTGGCGGCAGCTCTTCTAA
- a CDS encoding winged helix-turn-helix transcriptional regulator produces the protein MDTLPFDVMDQNCPSRLVLQRIGDKWTPLIFQALKGGARRFGEIRQAVDGVSPKVLTQSLRALERDGLVDREVFAEVPVRVEYRLTPLGEGLLGPLDAVRIWAEAHAGQILAARDAYDDAEAATL, from the coding sequence ATGGATACTTTGCCCTTCGACGTCATGGACCAGAACTGCCCCTCGCGCCTGGTCCTGCAGCGCATCGGGGACAAGTGGACCCCGCTCATCTTCCAGGCCCTCAAGGGCGGAGCGCGTCGTTTCGGGGAGATCCGGCAGGCCGTGGACGGCGTCAGCCCCAAAGTCCTGACCCAGTCCCTCCGAGCCCTGGAGCGGGACGGCCTGGTGGACCGCGAGGTCTTCGCCGAGGTGCCCGTCCGGGTCGAGTACCGGCTCACGCCCCTCGGCGAAGGCCTGCTGGGACCGCTGGATGCCGTGCGCATCTGGGCCGAAGCCCATGCGGGACAGATCCTCGCCGCCCGGGACGCGTACGACGACGCCGAGGCCGCCACGCTGTAG
- a CDS encoding CGNR zinc finger domain-containing protein — protein sequence MHLNPYGEYAVLLAASLANDWPADRDGIVSRTRHFGMTMEFPEEPGDHARLRVALDEWLEVVDAADGSGRARLLNRIMADEAAYPHLTDHDGEGWHLHYRDDDKGLPSTLRAVFAVGTALHLTTRGMHRLSRCAAGADVDGECRNVVVDVSRNGTQKYCSVRCANRAAVRRHRAARR from the coding sequence ATGCATCTCAACCCTTACGGAGAGTATGCCGTCCTCCTGGCCGCTTCCCTCGCCAACGACTGGCCGGCCGACCGCGACGGCATCGTGTCCCGCACACGCCACTTCGGGATGACTATGGAATTCCCCGAGGAGCCCGGGGACCACGCCAGGCTCAGGGTCGCCCTGGACGAGTGGCTCGAGGTGGTGGACGCGGCCGACGGCTCCGGGCGGGCGCGGCTCCTCAACCGGATCATGGCGGACGAAGCGGCTTACCCCCATCTCACGGACCACGACGGCGAGGGCTGGCATCTCCACTACCGCGACGACGACAAGGGCCTCCCGAGCACCCTGAGAGCCGTCTTCGCGGTCGGCACCGCCCTGCACCTGACGACGCGCGGCATGCACCGGCTGTCCCGCTGCGCCGCGGGGGCGGACGTCGACGGCGAGTGCCGGAACGTCGTCGTCGACGTCTCGCGCAACGGCACCCAGAAGTACTGCTCGGTGCGCTGCGCGAATCGCGCGGCGGTCCGCCGGCACCGCGCCGCCCGCCGCTGA
- a CDS encoding NAD(P)-dependent oxidoreductase, whose protein sequence is MKIAVYGATGMVGSQIVNEALSRGHEVTAVTRQGLDVEGATAVAAEFSDTATLERLAQENDVVVISIPTPRNGDSHEPILQAHRDLIDAQPDARVYVVGGAGSLMADATTRLVDAMGFPEAYRAEAQSFTTILGLYEAAPEGLDWTMQSPAPEIAPGERTGKYHVERDSIAGPFISTQDFAVAALDEIENPQFRRARFNAAN, encoded by the coding sequence ATGAAGATCGCCGTCTACGGTGCCACCGGAATGGTCGGAAGCCAGATCGTCAACGAGGCTCTCAGCCGCGGCCACGAGGTCACCGCTGTGACCCGCCAGGGCCTCGACGTCGAGGGCGCCACCGCCGTCGCCGCCGAGTTCAGCGACACCGCGACCCTGGAGCGCCTCGCCCAGGAGAACGACGTCGTCGTCATCTCCATCCCCACCCCGCGCAATGGCGACTCCCACGAGCCCATCCTGCAGGCGCACCGCGATCTCATCGACGCCCAGCCGGACGCCCGTGTCTACGTGGTCGGCGGCGCCGGATCCCTCATGGCCGACGCGACCACCCGCCTGGTTGACGCCATGGGCTTCCCGGAGGCCTACCGCGCCGAAGCCCAGAGCTTCACCACCATCCTCGGCCTGTACGAGGCCGCACCGGAAGGCCTGGACTGGACCATGCAGTCCCCCGCCCCCGAGATCGCTCCGGGCGAGCGCACCGGCAAGTACCACGTGGAGCGCGATTCCATCGCCGGCCCGTTCATCTCCACGCAGGACTTCGCCGTGGCCGCCCTCGACGAGATCGAGAACCCGCAGTTCCGCCGCGCGCGTTTCAACGCCGCCAACTGA
- a CDS encoding phosphoenolpyruvate carboxykinase (GTP) yields MGNLTTSRLTADAPTTHQKLLAWVEEVAELTQPDSIYWVNGSEEEYARLTTELVEAGTLVPLNPETFPNSFAAFSDPADVARVEEQTFICSEKEADAGFTNNWMAPAEMKGKLNTLFAGSMRGRTMYVIPFVMGHLDAEDPKFGVEITDSAYVVASMRIMARIGTDVLDKLTATNAFFVPALHSVGAPLEPGQKDVAWPCNPDKWIVHFPEERSIVSYGSGYGGNALLGKKCFSLRIASVMARDEGWLAEHMLILKLTSPENKDYHVAAAFPSACGKTNLALLDPTIKGWKVETLGDDINWMRFGKDGELRAVNPEAGLFGVAPGTGWGTNPNAMRAIAKGNSIFTNVAMTDDGGVWWEGMTDETPAHLTDWQGNDWTPESGRPAAHPNSRFCTPIDQIDMLAEEYFAPEGVQVDAILFGGRRKTTIPLVTEARDWTNGIFMGSTLSSETTAAAAGAVGVVRRDPMAMLPFIGYNAGDYLKHWISLSAKANPEKLPKIFLVNWFRRTPEGGFAWPGFGENSRVLKWAIERIEGKADAVETPIGFVPTAGSLDTDGLDVSAEELDAALAFRPEEWEVEAASIEDWYANFGEALPADLRAELDGLKSRLAS; encoded by the coding sequence ATGGGAAATCTGACGACGTCTCGCCTGACAGCTGACGCCCCCACCACCCACCAGAAGCTTCTGGCCTGGGTCGAGGAAGTGGCAGAACTGACGCAGCCGGACTCCATCTACTGGGTGAACGGTTCCGAAGAAGAGTACGCACGCCTGACCACTGAACTGGTCGAGGCCGGCACCCTGGTCCCCCTCAACCCGGAGACCTTCCCGAACTCCTTCGCCGCCTTCTCCGATCCGGCCGACGTGGCCCGCGTGGAAGAGCAGACCTTCATCTGCTCCGAGAAGGAGGCCGATGCCGGCTTCACCAACAACTGGATGGCCCCCGCCGAGATGAAGGGGAAGCTCAACACCCTCTTCGCCGGCTCCATGCGTGGCCGCACCATGTACGTCATCCCGTTCGTCATGGGTCACCTTGACGCCGAGGACCCGAAGTTCGGCGTCGAGATCACCGACTCCGCCTACGTGGTCGCCTCGATGCGCATCATGGCGCGCATCGGCACCGACGTGCTGGACAAGCTGACCGCCACGAACGCGTTCTTCGTCCCCGCGCTGCACTCCGTGGGCGCTCCGCTGGAGCCCGGTCAGAAGGACGTCGCCTGGCCGTGCAACCCGGACAAGTGGATCGTGCACTTCCCGGAGGAGCGCTCGATCGTGTCCTACGGTTCCGGTTACGGCGGCAACGCGCTGCTGGGTAAGAAGTGCTTCTCCCTGCGCATCGCCTCGGTGATGGCCCGGGACGAGGGCTGGCTCGCCGAGCACATGCTGATCCTCAAGCTCACCAGCCCGGAGAACAAGGACTACCACGTGGCGGCGGCCTTCCCGTCCGCGTGTGGCAAGACCAACCTCGCGCTCCTCGACCCCACCATCAAGGGCTGGAAGGTCGAGACCCTCGGCGATGACATCAACTGGATGCGCTTCGGCAAGGACGGCGAACTCCGTGCCGTGAACCCGGAGGCCGGCCTGTTCGGCGTCGCTCCGGGCACCGGCTGGGGCACCAACCCCAACGCCATGCGCGCCATCGCCAAGGGCAACAGCATCTTCACCAACGTCGCCATGACGGACGATGGCGGTGTCTGGTGGGAGGGCATGACCGACGAGACCCCGGCGCACCTGACCGACTGGCAGGGCAACGACTGGACCCCGGAGTCGGGCCGTCCGGCAGCGCACCCGAACTCACGCTTCTGCACCCCGATCGACCAGATCGACATGCTCGCCGAGGAGTACTTCGCTCCCGAGGGCGTCCAGGTCGATGCCATCCTGTTCGGCGGCCGTCGCAAGACCACCATTCCGCTGGTGACCGAGGCCCGTGACTGGACCAACGGCATCTTCATGGGCTCCACGCTCTCCTCCGAGACCACGGCCGCTGCGGCCGGCGCCGTCGGTGTGGTGCGCCGCGATCCCATGGCCATGCTGCCGTTCATCGGCTACAACGCCGGTGACTACCTCAAGCACTGGATCTCCCTGTCCGCCAAGGCGAATCCGGAGAAGCTGCCGAAGATCTTCCTGGTCAACTGGTTCCGCCGCACCCCCGAGGGTGGCTTCGCGTGGCCCGGTTTCGGTGAGAACTCCCGCGTGCTGAAGTGGGCCATCGAGCGCATCGAGGGCAAGGCCGACGCCGTCGAGACCCCGATCGGTTTCGTGCCGACGGCCGGCTCCCTGGACACCGACGGCTTGGACGTCTCCGCCGAGGAACTGGACGCCGCGCTGGCGTTCCGCCCGGAGGAGTGGGAGGTCGAGGCCGCGAGCATCGAGGACTGGTACGCCAACTTCGGTGAGGCCCTTCCCGCGGACCTCCGCGCGGAGCTGGACGGGCTGAAGAGCCGCCTCGCTTCCTGA
- a CDS encoding LysR family transcriptional regulator, with amino-acid sequence MIDLQALQALVAVHRTGSVASAAVELGFTPSAVSQQIKKLERHSKAVLLERHGRGVLLTERGRALVEHGGRILSELEEMESILTAGEQPKGTFTVASFSTAARGLLVSVAARLAEKAPEMRLEVVAVDPAEAVGKVAHGDVDLAIVHDWNSVALEIPGNVLLEPLCHDVADIMLPSTHPLAALDAVPRAALLRETWCSQPRGAICHEALLRLLASEGVTPHIAYIDPDFATHLEFVAQGLALAFVPRLGRGALPAGVVARPLAGEQAHRSVSAAYRQTMSASPGVQLLVRLLHEAAGSAQA; translated from the coding sequence ATGATCGATCTCCAGGCGCTCCAGGCCCTCGTCGCGGTCCATCGGACGGGCAGCGTGGCCTCCGCTGCCGTCGAACTCGGCTTCACCCCCTCCGCCGTCTCCCAGCAGATCAAAAAGCTCGAACGCCACTCGAAAGCCGTGCTCCTGGAACGTCATGGCCGCGGGGTGCTCCTCACCGAGCGCGGCCGGGCCCTGGTCGAGCACGGTGGCCGGATCCTCTCCGAGCTCGAAGAGATGGAGTCGATCCTCACCGCCGGCGAGCAGCCGAAAGGCACCTTCACCGTCGCCAGCTTCTCCACCGCGGCCCGCGGGCTGCTGGTCAGCGTCGCGGCCCGTCTGGCCGAGAAGGCGCCGGAGATGCGCCTGGAAGTGGTCGCCGTGGATCCGGCCGAGGCGGTCGGCAAAGTGGCCCATGGAGACGTGGACCTCGCCATCGTCCACGACTGGAACTCGGTGGCCCTGGAGATCCCCGGAAACGTCCTGCTGGAGCCGCTCTGCCACGACGTCGCGGACATCATGCTGCCCTCCACGCATCCACTGGCCGCGCTCGACGCCGTTCCCCGCGCCGCCTTGCTGCGGGAGACCTGGTGCTCGCAGCCGCGCGGGGCGATCTGCCATGAAGCACTGCTCCGGCTCCTGGCGAGCGAAGGCGTCACCCCGCACATCGCGTACATCGACCCGGACTTCGCCACCCATCTGGAGTTCGTGGCGCAGGGGCTCGCGCTCGCGTTCGTGCCACGCCTGGGCCGGGGCGCGCTGCCCGCCGGGGTCGTGGCCAGGCCTCTCGCCGGAGAACAGGCCCACCGCTCGGTCTCCGCGGCGTACCGGCAGACCATGTCCGCGAGCCCGGGGGTTCAGCTCCTCGTCCGGCTCCTGCACGAAGCGGCAGGCTCCGCGCAGGCGTGA
- a CDS encoding D-arabinono-1,4-lactone oxidase, which produces MWKNWAGDQACTPANLVQPASVEAVQESVRDAARHGQGIRMVGAGHSFGDNVLTSGTLLSLDRLSGLLGVDREAGTVRVAAGTRLRDLNRLLDGHGLALANLGDIDSQSLAGAISTATHGTGRTLGNLATCVEDVELVTAEGEVLQASSAGPDVLSAARVSVGALGVITAYTLRVVPAFTLQGVQEPASLEETLERLDEHVDGNDHFEFFTFPHSGTVLAKRTNRVADPVPGDAGPAAGPAQSRLRSYLEGELLENTALDLVCRLGRARPGLIPRLNRLATDLVTPTSRTGVSHEVLVSKRSVRFTETEWSLPREACVEALTEMRRLVTARGLDVNFPFEVRFVAGDHESLLSPAYDRESCYIAAHMYRGMPWQEFFTAVQDVALSYGGRPHWGKRHSLSAAQLAELYPRWDDFQRVRRELDPAGLFANDHIRRIFGA; this is translated from the coding sequence ATGTGGAAGAACTGGGCCGGAGATCAGGCCTGCACCCCGGCGAACCTCGTCCAGCCCGCTTCGGTGGAGGCTGTCCAGGAGTCCGTCCGCGATGCGGCCCGGCACGGGCAGGGCATCCGCATGGTCGGCGCCGGACACTCCTTCGGCGACAACGTCCTGACCTCGGGCACCCTGCTGTCCCTCGACCGGCTGAGCGGCCTGCTCGGCGTCGACCGTGAGGCGGGGACGGTCCGTGTCGCCGCCGGGACCAGGCTGCGCGACCTCAACCGGCTGCTGGATGGGCACGGCCTGGCCCTGGCGAACCTGGGGGACATCGACAGCCAGTCGCTCGCGGGGGCGATCTCGACCGCCACGCATGGCACGGGCCGGACTCTCGGCAATCTGGCGACCTGCGTGGAGGACGTCGAACTCGTGACGGCGGAGGGTGAGGTGCTGCAGGCATCCTCCGCCGGGCCGGACGTCCTGTCCGCCGCCCGGGTCTCGGTGGGGGCGCTCGGGGTGATCACGGCGTACACCCTTCGCGTGGTGCCCGCCTTCACCCTGCAGGGTGTCCAGGAGCCTGCCTCGCTGGAGGAGACGCTCGAACGTCTCGATGAGCACGTGGACGGCAACGACCACTTCGAGTTCTTCACCTTCCCCCACAGCGGCACCGTGCTGGCCAAGAGGACCAACCGCGTCGCGGACCCCGTCCCGGGGGACGCCGGTCCCGCTGCTGGCCCCGCCCAGAGCAGGTTGCGCTCCTACCTCGAGGGTGAGCTGCTCGAGAACACGGCACTGGACCTGGTCTGCCGACTGGGCCGCGCCCGCCCCGGGCTGATTCCCCGGCTGAACCGGCTGGCGACGGACCTGGTCACGCCGACCTCCCGGACGGGCGTCAGCCACGAGGTCCTGGTGAGCAAGCGGAGTGTCCGCTTCACGGAGACCGAGTGGTCCCTGCCGCGTGAGGCCTGCGTCGAAGCCCTCACGGAGATGCGGCGGCTGGTGACGGCCCGGGGCCTGGACGTGAACTTCCCCTTCGAGGTCCGCTTCGTCGCGGGGGACCATGAGTCCCTCCTGAGCCCGGCCTACGACCGCGAGAGCTGCTACATCGCCGCCCACATGTACCGCGGCATGCCGTGGCAGGAGTTCTTCACGGCCGTGCAGGATGTCGCCCTCTCCTACGGAGGCCGGCCGCACTGGGGGAAGCGCCACAGCCTCTCCGCCGCGCAGCTCGCGGAGCTGTATCCCCGCTGGGACGACTTCCAGCGGGTCCGCCGGGAACTCGATCCGGCCGGTCTGTTCGCCAATGACCACATCCGCCGCATCTTCGGCGCCTGA
- a CDS encoding amino acid deaminase/aldolase: MSASTAPPFSLALEDSAAGRNGFTGAGGFAALNRATAHLEAPFAVLSLPALRRNAADLLRRAHGKPIRVASKSIRSRAVLRAVLELPGFQGILAYALPEALWLAEEFDDVVVAYPTADRAALTALAHSAPARERVTLMVDSVEQLDLLAPFAGPDAPLRLCLDLDASLRLAGGRAHLGMRRSPVHTPEDAAAVAAEIVRRPGFRLVGIMSYEGQIAGLGDASGSALHRAQIRALHALSGRELAARRAEAVDAVRRELPSGSPLEFVNGGGTGSFETTGAEAAVTELAAGSGLYAPALFDGYRAFHPEPAAFFALPVVRKPAPGFATVLGGGWVASGPSGRDRLPRPVWPTGLKLLGTEGAGEVQTPVHGPAADTLSLGDLVWFRHAKAGELCEHVDTLHVVDGDRLVASVPSYRGEGKAFLG, translated from the coding sequence ATGTCCGCCAGCACCGCTCCTCCCTTCAGTCTCGCCCTGGAGGACTCCGCGGCGGGGCGGAACGGCTTCACCGGCGCGGGAGGCTTCGCCGCCCTGAACCGCGCCACCGCACACCTCGAGGCGCCCTTCGCCGTCCTCAGCCTGCCCGCACTCCGCCGGAACGCCGCGGACCTGCTGAGGCGGGCCCACGGAAAGCCGATCCGGGTGGCCAGCAAGTCGATCCGCAGCCGCGCCGTGCTGCGGGCCGTCCTGGAACTCCCCGGCTTCCAGGGCATCCTGGCCTACGCCCTCCCGGAGGCGCTGTGGCTGGCCGAGGAATTCGACGACGTCGTCGTCGCCTACCCGACCGCCGACCGCGCTGCCCTGACCGCCCTCGCCCACTCGGCCCCTGCTCGCGAGCGCGTCACGCTGATGGTGGACTCGGTGGAGCAGCTGGATCTCCTGGCCCCGTTCGCCGGACCGGACGCACCGCTCCGACTGTGCCTGGACCTGGATGCGTCGCTGCGCCTGGCGGGGGGCCGTGCGCATCTGGGCATGCGGCGTTCGCCCGTCCACACCCCCGAGGACGCCGCCGCCGTGGCCGCCGAGATCGTCCGGCGGCCAGGGTTCCGGCTCGTGGGGATCATGTCCTACGAAGGGCAGATCGCCGGACTCGGGGACGCCTCAGGTTCCGCTCTGCACCGCGCCCAGATCCGCGCACTGCATGCCCTGTCCGGGAGGGAGCTCGCCGCGCGCCGCGCCGAGGCCGTGGACGCCGTGCGCCGGGAACTGCCCTCCGGCTCGCCCCTCGAATTCGTCAACGGTGGCGGCACCGGGAGCTTCGAGACCACCGGAGCGGAAGCGGCCGTCACCGAACTCGCTGCCGGGTCCGGGCTCTACGCCCCCGCGCTCTTCGACGGCTACCGCGCTTTCCACCCGGAACCCGCCGCCTTCTTCGCCCTGCCCGTGGTCCGCAAGCCCGCGCCGGGATTCGCCACGGTGCTCGGCGGGGGCTGGGTGGCGTCCGGCCCGTCCGGACGCGACCGGCTGCCCCGCCCCGTCTGGCCGACCGGCTTGAAACTCCTGGGCACGGAGGGCGCCGGCGAAGTCCAGACCCCCGTCCACGGGCCCGCCGCGGACACCTTGTCCCTCGGCGACCTGGTCTGGTTCCGGCACGCCAAGGCCGGCGAACTCTGTGAACACGTCGACACCCTGCACGTGGTGGACGGCGACCGGCTGGTGGCATCCGTCCCCAGCTACCGCGGCGAAGGAAAGGCATTCCTCGGATGA
- a CDS encoding LysR family transcriptional regulator, with product MDVNTRRLRYFVAVAEELHFSRAAARLFVAQQALSKQIRELEAELGVTLLNRTTRRVELTEDGEHFLEVARGVLEAWDDGLRRVRLASRAGQRVLRLGFVVGSALELTRPILAEFARRHPDVELRLQEAALSDPSCGLADGSSDLAILRPPLSLAGLQRLPLFVEPVVACLASSHRLADRTMISPTELLDEPLTVGGGHDAAWRGFWSLSSFRTEGHPARIVETSSPTEEAELVASGVATALTGAAMARYLVRPGLVYVPVEPHPGSEVALAWREDAPSEVVSLFVQVAQDVRDAERELVRTIEHPVVVNTP from the coding sequence ATGGACGTCAACACCCGCCGCCTCCGCTACTTCGTGGCCGTGGCCGAGGAACTGCACTTCAGCCGGGCGGCGGCCCGGCTCTTCGTCGCCCAGCAGGCGCTCTCGAAACAGATCCGGGAACTCGAAGCCGAGCTGGGCGTCACCCTTCTGAACCGGACGACCCGGCGCGTCGAGCTGACCGAGGACGGCGAGCATTTCCTCGAAGTGGCCAGGGGAGTGCTGGAGGCCTGGGACGACGGGCTCCGGCGGGTCCGGCTGGCGAGCCGCGCCGGCCAGCGGGTGCTCCGGCTCGGCTTCGTGGTGGGTTCGGCCCTGGAACTGACGCGGCCGATCCTGGCGGAGTTCGCGCGGCGTCATCCGGATGTGGAACTCCGCCTTCAGGAGGCGGCCCTCAGCGACCCGAGCTGCGGTCTGGCCGACGGCAGCAGTGACCTGGCGATCCTCCGTCCGCCGCTCTCCCTGGCCGGGCTGCAGCGCCTGCCCCTCTTCGTGGAACCCGTGGTCGCCTGTCTCGCCTCGAGCCATCGGCTGGCGGACCGGACCATGATCTCGCCGACCGAGCTGCTGGACGAGCCGCTCACCGTCGGCGGAGGGCACGACGCCGCGTGGCGCGGTTTCTGGTCCCTGTCATCCTTCCGGACGGAGGGGCATCCGGCGCGGATCGTGGAGACCTCCTCGCCGACCGAGGAAGCGGAGCTGGTGGCCAGCGGGGTGGCGACGGCGCTCACCGGCGCCGCGATGGCGAGATATCTGGTCCGTCCGGGTCTCGTGTACGTGCCGGTGGAGCCGCACCCGGGTTCGGAGGTCGCGCTGGCTTGGCGCGAGGACGCCCCGAGTGAGGTCGTCTCCCTGTTCGTGCAGGTGGCGCAGGACGTGCGCGACGCCGAACGGGAGCTGGTCCGGACCATTGAGCATCCGGTGGTTGTGAATACTCCCTGA
- a CDS encoding EamA family transporter — protein MKTRHVLLALLVALIWGVNFVAIEAGLRDVPPLTFAALRFALVAFPLMLFVPRPRVPWWTVVGVGLFMSAGHLGFIYLAMHLGLPSGLAPLILQSQVLFTVLLAAVFLGERPGRVQLLGIGAGVLGLGIVVLGRGASADLLPLLLGLAGGLSWGLGNVVSRSARGAKPFSLVVWSAAVVPVPLLALSMLLDGPAAPARALVAMSPVAWASTVFTVLISTLLAFTVWNGLLQKYPAAQVVPFTLVVPPVAMLAGWLAFGEIPGLWDLVGGAVLLAGVAVSQSGGTLLARRGRTRIRTTTAAGPPTTAAVPEAAAATAVATDPVRASAAAGIAEVPPRAGDRTPEPAGQG, from the coding sequence GTGAAAACCCGTCATGTCCTGCTGGCCCTGCTCGTCGCACTGATCTGGGGCGTCAACTTCGTCGCCATCGAGGCCGGCCTCCGCGATGTCCCGCCCCTGACCTTCGCCGCGCTCCGCTTCGCCCTGGTGGCGTTCCCTCTGATGCTGTTCGTCCCGCGGCCGCGGGTCCCGTGGTGGACCGTGGTGGGCGTCGGGCTGTTCATGAGCGCGGGGCACCTCGGCTTCATCTACCTGGCGATGCACCTGGGCCTGCCGTCGGGCCTGGCGCCGCTCATCCTGCAGAGCCAGGTCCTGTTCACCGTCCTGCTGGCAGCGGTGTTCCTCGGGGAACGGCCGGGCCGGGTCCAGCTCCTGGGGATCGGCGCGGGGGTGCTCGGCCTGGGGATCGTGGTGCTGGGCCGGGGTGCCTCCGCGGACCTGCTGCCGCTGCTGCTCGGACTCGCGGGCGGTCTGTCCTGGGGCTTGGGCAATGTGGTGTCCCGCTCGGCGCGGGGAGCCAAGCCGTTCTCCCTGGTCGTGTGGTCCGCGGCGGTGGTCCCGGTGCCGTTGCTGGCGCTGTCGATGCTCCTGGACGGACCTGCCGCCCCGGCCCGGGCCCTGGTCGCGATGAGCCCGGTGGCCTGGGCGAGCACGGTGTTCACGGTCCTGATCTCGACCCTCCTGGCGTTCACGGTCTGGAACGGGCTGCTGCAGAAGTACCCCGCCGCGCAGGTGGTGCCGTTCACCTTGGTGGTGCCGCCGGTCGCCATGCTCGCGGGCTGGCTCGCCTTCGGCGAGATCCCCGGCCTCTGGGACCTGGTGGGCGGGGCGGTCCTGCTCGCCGGAGTGGCCGTCTCGCAGTCGGGTGGGACACTTCTGGCGCGGCGGGGCCGGACGAGGATTCGGACGACGACGGCGGCAGGTCCACCGACCACGGCAGCAGTGCCGGAAGCCGCTGCCGCGACGGCGGTCGCCACGGACCCGGTGCGGGCCTCCGCCGCTGCCGGGATCGCGGAAGTCCCGCCTCGCGCAGGCGACCGGACTCCGGAGCCCGCCGGACAGGGGTGA